The Malus domestica chromosome 10, GDT2T_hap1 genome contains a region encoding:
- the LOC103446511 gene encoding protein STICHEL-like 3, translated as MTRAVRDRILKDANGDISDHLRNHIHLTNCIHLKNHMHKRSPILADRSLMRDLVVLQRSRSLRDPSASPPSWHSPSILDMLSRKGENDALVREGRRSVGSEYRREARRLSAGSPTLASLATPKVAPREANDGNGGVAGISEHGSKSGVKDGRKIRREESSQKSNRSNILGGNEEPPLDQNDNDLAHDALSGNSESKSRKSKQKGKLTQGARMKTLSEQLNDVRMDSDDVTSSNIHLPGRRSQQERIAEEPEVCVQGYCSGLSRVKRRRFRGARRSRASLASRDFGAQNGLSVASNSLAQGSAHRKYHMEQGADEYGEQNVTRAPRNGCGIPWNWSRIHHRGKTFLDNAGRSFSCGLSDSRFKKGGLAAHGRDISDMPVTSDNSSISTKSESEALPLLVEASGSQASSDNAGWVHDYSGELGIYADNLLKHDVGSDYASEARSGDHRKLRGHRWRRHQNLTQRYMPRTFRDLVGQNLVAQALSNAVIKKKVGLLYVFYGPHGTGKTSCARIFARALNCHSVDDPKPCGFCNSCIAHDMGKSRNIKEVGPVSNFNFESIVDLLDNMIVSQLPSQYRVFIFDDCDTLSAECWSAILKAIDRAPRHVVFVLVCSSLDVLPHIIISRCQKFFFPKLKDADVIYSLQWIATNEDLEIDKDALKLISSRSDGSLRDAEMTLEQLSLLGQRISVPLVQELVGLISDEKLIDLLDLALSADTVNTVKNLRMIMETGVDPVGLMSQLATVITDILAGSYDYRKERRRRKFFRNQPLSKEDMEKLRQALKTLSEAEKQLRMSNDKLTWLTAALLQLAPDQQYMLPSSSGNASFHHSPLALNNVGGRSAVRKDSEQGGMPNYEKGLPINVRNSVSSGKGMISDRKRHAASGMASQQTATGSAEMVRVKGKQIHGKSHKGIEEIWLEVLEKIPYNRIKEFLYQEGKLTSVSFGAAPTAQLMFSSHMTKSTAEKFRTQILQAFEIVLGSPLTIEIRCESKRNSKEWAQMPIIIPASKDGSSHIRDENAVTTDAQLVAHDTCEMGTSEIVEVAASPRETKGGGQMHNQKKSTMAIIPEKQQSQNQSIVRSKVSLAHVIQQSESQRSGWSQRKAVSIAEKLEQDNLRLESRSRSLLCWKASRVTRRRLSRLKIRARRPHSLLKLVSCGKCLSSRSPRVA; from the exons GAAGCCCCATATTGGCTGACAGGTCACTTATGAGGGACCTTGTCGTCCTTCAGAGGTCGCGATCCCTCAGGGACCCTTCTGCCAGTCCTCCCTCATGGCATTCGCCTTCCATTCTTGACATGCTTTCCAGAAAAGGTGAGAATGATGCCTTGGTGCGTGAGGGGAGGAGGTCAGTAGGAAGTGAGTATCGAAGGGAAGCCAGGAGGTTATCGGCAGGTTCTCCAACTTTGGCAAGTTTAGCGACACCAAAAGTTGCTCCACGCGAGGCTAATGATGGCAATGGTGGTGTGGCCGGAATCAGTGAACACGGCAGCAAGAGTGGAGTTAAGGATGGTAGGAAAATTAGGAGAGAAGAATCTAGTCAGAAGAGTAATAGGAGTAATATTTTGGGTGGCAATGAGGAACCTCCGCTAGACCAGAATGATAACGATTTGGCTCATGACGCTCTTTCTGGAAATTCAGAATCCAAAAGTAGAAAAAGTAAACAAAAGGGAAAGCTCACTCAAGGTGCTCGAATGAAGACTCTCTCTGAGCAGTTGAATGATGTTAGGATGGATAGTGACGATGTAACGTCCTCTAATATCCACTTACCTGGAAGACGGTCCCAACAGGAAAGAATCGCTGAGGAACCGGAGGTCTGCGTTCAGGGATATTGCAGTGGACTAAGTAGGGTAAAAAGGCGGAGATTCCGAGGTGCAAGAAGAAGTCGTGCTTCTCTAGCTTCCAGAGACTTTGGAGCTCAGAATGGTTTATCTGTGGCTTCTAATTCATTAGCTCAAGGGTCAGCTCACCGAAAGTATCACATGGAACAGGGAGCAGATGAGTATGGTGAGCAAAATGTCACAAGGGCTCCTAGAAATGGGTGTGGGATTCCATGGAATTGGTCGAGAATCCATCATAGGGGTAAAACATTCCTCGACAATGCTGGAAGGAGCTTTTCTTGTGGTTTATCTGATTCAAGATTTAAGAAGGGTGGTCTGGCTGCCCATGGTCGAGATATTTCTGACATGCCCGTGACATCTGATAACTCGAGCATTTCTACTAAATCTGAATCTGAGGCACTGCCTTTACTAGTTGAAGCATCTGGATCACAGGCAAGCTCTGACAACGCTGGTTGGGTACATGACTATTCTGGTGAACTTGGTATTTATGCTGATAATTTATTGAAGCATGATGTCGGTTCTGACTATGCTTCTGAAGCTAGATCTGGTGATCACCGCAAATTGAGGGGGCACCGCTGGCGTAGGCACCAAAATCTGACACAAAGGTACATGCCGAGAACCTTTAGAGATCTTGTGGGCCAGAATTTGGTGGCACAAGCTCTTTCAAATGCTGtcataaaaaagaaagttgGGTTGCTATACGTGTTCTATGGTCCTCATGGCACAGGGAAAACCTCATGTGCTCGCATATTTGCTAGAGCTCTAAATTGCCATTCTGTGGATGATCCCAAGCCTTGTGGCTTTTGCAATTCTTGCATCGCACATGATATGGGCAAGAGTAGAAATATAAAGGAAGTTGGGCCTGTTAGTAACTTCAACTTCGAGAGCATTGTGGACCTACTTGACAATATGATTGTTTCCCAGCTGCCATCACAGTACAGAGTGTTCATCTTTGATGATTGTGATACGTTGTCTGCTGAGTGTTGGAGTGCCATATTGAAGGCCATTGATCGAGCACCCAGACATGTGGTTTTTGTCCTTGTCTGTTCAAGTCTTGATGTTTTGCCTCACATAATCATATCCAGGTGTCAAAAGTTCTTTTTCCCTAAGCTAAAGGATGCAGATGTTATTTACAGTTTGCAATGGATTGCAACCAACGAAGATCTAGAAATTGATAAGGATGCACTGAAACTTATTTCGTCAAGGTCGGATGGTTCATTGAGGGATGCTGAGATGACTCTAGAGCAACTGAGTTTGCTTGGCCAGCGAATCTCCGTTCCTCTTGTTCAGGAACTG GTCGGGCTTATCTCTGATGAGAAATTGATAGATCTTCTAGATTTAGCATTATCGGCAGACACAGTTAATACTGTGAAGAATTTGAGAATGATAATGGAAACTGGTGTTGATCCAGTAGGCTTGATGTCACAACTAGCAACGGTAATTACAGATATACTTGCTGGCAGCTATGATTATAGAAAAGAAAGGCGTAGAAGGAAGTTCTTTCGTAACCAACCAT TATCGAAGgaagacatggagaaattgcgtCAAGCTTTGAAAACTTTATCTGAGGCTGAGAAACAATTGAGGATGTCAAATGACAAGTTAACATGGCTAACAGCTGCACTACTCCAACTTGCTCCTGATCAACAGTATATGCTGCCTAGTTCTTCTGGAAACGCAAGTTTCCATCACAGTCCCTTGGCCTTAAATAATGTGGGCGGAAGGAGTGCTGTCAGGAAAGATAGTGAACAAGGTGGGATGCCAAATTATGAGAAAGGTCTGCCAATTAACGTTAGAAATTCTGTAAGTTCTGGGAAAGGTATGATTTCAGATAGAAAACGTCATGCTGCTTCGGGTATGGCTTCTCAACAGACGGCCACAGGCTCTGCTGAAATGGTCAGGGTAAAGGGGAAGCAAATCCATGGCAAAAGCCATAAAGGAATTGAAGAAATTTGGTTGGAGGTGCTTGAGAAAATTCCGTATAATCGAATTAAAGAATTTTTGTACCAAGAAGGGAAGCTGACCTCAGTCAGTTTTGGTGCAG CTCCCACCGCGCAGTTGATGTTCTCTTCGCATATGACTAAATCTACCGCTGAGAAGTTCAGAACGCAGATTTTGCAGGCATTTGAGATTGTTCTAGGGTCTCCCCTGACAATTGAAATTAGATGCGAatcaaaaagaaatagtaaagAATGGGCTCAGATGCCTATTATTATACCAGCTTCAAAGGATGGTTCATCCCATATTAGAGATGAAAATGCAGTCACCACCGATGCCCAGCTCGTGGCCCATGATACCTGTGAAATGGGGACGAGTGAAATTGTTGAAGTAGCTGCTTCTCCTAGGGAAACCAAGGGTGGTGGTCAAATGCATAACCAAAAGAAATCAACCATGGCGATAATTCCAGAAAAACAACAAAGTCAGAATCAAAGCATTGTCAGGAGCAAGGTGTCCCTTGCACATGTAATTCAGCAGTCAGAGTCGCAACGCAGTGGATGGTCACAACGCAAAGCTGTTTCTATTGCTGAAAAGCTCGAACAAGATAATTT GAGACTGGAATCTCGTTCGAGAAGTTTGCTTTGCTGGAAAGCATCTAGAGTAACTCGTCGAAGG